A single window of Montipora capricornis isolate CH-2021 chromosome 14, ASM3666992v2, whole genome shotgun sequence DNA harbors:
- the LOC138032966 gene encoding zinc finger protein 862-like, translating into MFCKYCLEVSKHADKNSSFYKGSDKFRIGVIRAHNKSKQHFRCADVYRARRNPQNPIEQGLRNMECAVQEKLIKLFNTAYFVAKEEMPFSSFKGLCGLQIKNDVELGKTYFNDHACKNFIESSAEILKADLSEKLNNASPRFFSAMADGSTDSGVVEQELLFVRFLDNGLPVNRFLTVQSVKHADADGILHAIGNGFNYASVVNWKDGLVGFGSDGASVMMGRQNGVLKKIKDDVPHLIEMHCVAHRLELAILDAFKGESILTELKDPLQGIYKHYHYSPKALRELNELAQVLELSVLKPVSVLGTRWTPHLHRALKVFLQNFTVIYTHFENSAARGDGASAAMQGRARKTTKQMSDFKQVLFMHFMLDTLDVVSRLSLVMQKDAVTLAEVKDSTERTSLSIQAMVARPGAKLSQFLEVVTSSKVLNLTDKMEILLPSI; encoded by the coding sequence ATGTTCTGTAAATACTGTTTGGAAGTAAGTAAACATGCGGACAAGAACAGCTCTTTCTATAAGGGTTCGGATAAGTTCCGAATTGGTGTTATTCGTGCTCATAACAAAAGCAAGCAGCACTTTCGATGCGCTGACGTTTACCGCGCCAGACGTAACCCACAAAACCCAATTGAACAAGGTTTGAGAAATATGGAATGTGCTGTCCAAGAAAAGTTGATAAAATTGTTTAACACGGCGTACTTTGTGGCCAAAGAAGAGATGCCTTTCAGCAGTTTTAAAGGCTTGTGCGGACTTCAAATAAAGAATGATGTGGAACTTGGTAAGACCTATTTCAACGATCATGCATGTAAAAACTTCATTGAATCCTCTGCAGAAATTTTGAAAGCTGACTTAAGTGAAAAACTAAACAATGCAAGCCCTCGCTTCTTTTCAGCCATGGCAGATGGTTCCACCGACTCGGGTGTTGTAGAACAAGAACTTTTGTTTGTCAGGTTTCTTGACAATGGGTTACCTGTGAATCGATTTTTAACCGTGCAGTCAGTTAAACATGCAGATGCTGATGGTATTTTACATGCGATTGGCAATGGTTTTAATTATGCCAGTGTAGTTAATTGGAAAGATGGCCTAGTTGGATTTGGTTCTGATGGTGCTTCTGTAATGATGGGCAGACAAAATGGAGTACTCAAGAAAATCAAAGATGATGTTCCACACCTCATTGAAATGCACTGTGTGGCACACAGATTAGAGCTTGCAATACTTGATGCATTTAAGGGCGAGAGCATTTTAACAGAACTGAAGGATCCTCTTCAAGGCATTTATAAGCATTATCACTACTCTCCAAAGGCTCTACGAGAACTAAATGAGCTAGCCCAAGTTCTAGAACTTAGTGTACTGAAGCCTGTGAGTGTACTTGGTACAAGATGGACCCCCCATCTTCACCGGGCACTGAAGGTATTCCTTCAAAACTTTACAGTCATCTACACACATTTTGAAAACTCAGCAGCCCGAGGGGATGGTGCCAGTGCTGCAATGCAAGGACGAGCCCGAAAAACTACCAAGCAGATGTCTGACTTCAAACAGGTGCTTTTTATGCACTTTATGCTTGACACACTTGATGTTGTCAGTCGTCTTAGCCTGGTAATGCAGAAAGATGCAGTCACTTTAGCAGAGGTGAAGGATTCTACTGAACGCACATCCTTGTCTATCCAAGCTATGGTGGCGAGACCTGGTGCAAAGCTCTCACAGTTTCTGGAAGTTGTAACCAGTTCAAAGGTGTTGAACTTAACAGACAAGATGGAGATATTGCTACCTTCAATCTGA
- the LOC138032962 gene encoding uncharacterized protein isoform X1 → MSVSVLVPGGVCRDEDKKAAQSFGINLLDAGRQPGFSEPLDWLCFPPQDHKIDVVVGHGVKLGRQVTVIKRFAQFQNCKWVHMVHTAPEDLRKYNPFLRGEQKLWDEVGLCKNADLVVPVGPRLKEAYSSYLQVCKKKENVFEIVPGLFNREFGALVHKAKVESDDDFIVLLCGRGDEEEFELKGYDIAVKAFADQRLKGKPYYLLFVGAPDGKEDEVRRRLLNCGITDEQLTVRKFVQSRERMKDLFCEVDLFIMPSRSAGFGLVALEALSAGLPILVRSNSGFARALEAIQCGDTCIVHSNDPGRWAKNIASVRAKHQKRLVEMTCIRESYEEKFSWKEQCANLVKKLWNMVHASSPDNYHCLSDSGIIDDEVGDKEGKEEEGEGNKQEGDEEVLDEEKELGGNEDEVSLEAEGIDTLGQEHHEQEDNIGDNNGGDVVEGVIQPLLEDLKLEQREPEKSVEEDPVKTRIYEGIVTSVGIHLDLKLGAVHLTFPPDAVSEPTTIMVHRWKCNALSPPLGEHEAVVSNVIEIYTNTDAEAFEFNNEVKLALSHSAPDLKGYELVIKRLADASTNEWEDVDGSEDFRCLSDIVDDYPPPIDIPDFAFPVVQADITECSTYAVVCRLRLSPAYTITVNGGTFSHPDYPDVTIAVPKKSVPSKTKLPLQLKVQEVLQDEFDGLDLCSGPILRILGPPSAEFLRPVTIQLPISHARDPEYIADSSVCRVRIFFLRSDEESKKWIEITSDLENPPCFDGNFVKFQVRHFSGYTCFVHWEEEIRSSASRIISYLSSLIWNQPREANFCAYFQPTERLNSQDILFLICCPVHLREIVKQEHDKEGIKSCHVSSRRKMIPGQDKAFVFVSGGMCPVSSNGKDDFYLRFDGDARFDAQLEVCVISDQEYCKVEFCSTGETTGKNLLCNLLLKPPTLTVDHQERKKRCFDKIISLPEEGGEDLLEGTATPSRERLEWLSINLTSWEPLARRLGFSEGEIKGFHNDNEELAKKALSMLLRWKQKKGSDASYSVLCAALSHEFVGRKDLAEEVIKSNLWEHQ, encoded by the exons ATGTCAGTTTCTGTGTTGGTCCCAGGGGGTGTTTGCAGAGATGAAGACAAAAAGGCAGCCCAAAGTTTTGGGATCAATCTTCTTGATGCAGGGCGACAACCAGGCTTCAGTGAACCTCTTGACTGGTTGTGCTTCCCACCCCAAGATCACAAAATAGATGTTGTTGTTGGTCATGGTGTAAAACTTGGCCGGCAAGTTACGGTCAtaaaacgttttgcacaattccAAAACTGTAAATGGGTGCACATGGTGCATACTGCTCCAGAAGACCTCCGCAAATACAATCCTTTTTTAAGGGGGGAGCAGAAGCTCTGGGATGAGGTTGGTCTTTGCAAAAATGCTGACCTTGTTGTTCCAGTGGGACCAAGACTTAAAGAGGCTTACTCGTCCTATTTGCAGGTGTGTAAGAAGAAGGAGaatgtttttgaaatagttccgGGTCTATTTAATAGGGAATTTGGGGCTTTGGTGCACAAGGCCAAAGTTGAGAGTGATGATGATTTTATTGTGTTGTTGTGTGGGCGAGGAGATGAAGAGGAATTTGAGCTGAAGGGAtatgacattgctgttaaggCATTTGCTGATCAACGCCTGAAAGGAAAACCTTATTATCTTTTGTttgtgggtgcccctgatgggaAGGAGGATGAGGTGAGGAGAAGACTTCTCAATTGTGGAATTACTGATGAGCAGCTGACAGTGCGAAAATTTGTTCAGAGTCGGGAAAGAATGAAGGATCTCTTTTGTGAAGTCGATCTTTTTATCATGCCTTCAAGATCAGCGGGATTTGGTCTTGTAGCCCTTGAAGCTCTATCAGCTGGTTTACCAATTCTTGTGAGAAGTAATTCAGGATTTGCAAGAGCGTTAGAAGCGATTCAGTGTGGGGACACATGCATAGTTCACTCAAATGATCCTGGCAGATGGGCAAAAAATATTGCTAGTGTCAGAGCTAAACATCAAAAGCGACTTGTTGAGATGACCTGCATAAGAGAATCTTATGAAGAAAAGTTCAGTTGGAAGGAACAGTGTGCAAATCTCGTGAAGAAACTGTGGAATATGGTTCATG CATCGAGTCCTGACAACTACCACTGTTTAAGCGATAGTGGCATCATCGACGATGAAGTTGGTGATAAAGAAGGGAAGGAGGAGGAAGGGGAAGGGAACAAGCAAGAGGGGGACGAGGAGGTGCTTGATGAGGAGAAAGAACTTGGAGGAAATGAAGATGAAGTATCTCTTGAAGCAGAGGGGATTGACACACTAGGACAAGAGCACCACGAGCAGGAAGATAACATTGGCGACAACAATGGCGGTGATGTTGTCGAAGGGGTGATTCAGCCGTTACTGGAAGATTTGAAACTGGAACAGCGCGAACCAGAAAAATCGGTCGAGGAAGACCCAGTCAAGACACGAATATACGA AGGAATAGTGACAAGCGTAGGCATCCATTTGGACCTTAAACTTGGAGCCGTTCACCTTACATTCCCCCCAGATGCTGTGTCTGAGCCCACCACAATAATGGTCCACAGATGGAAATGTAATGCCCTTTCACCACCCCTCGGGGAGCACGAAGCCGTCGTGAGTAATGTGATCGAAATATATACCAATACGGATGCCGAGGCTTTTGAATTCAACAACGAAGTGAAACTGGCTCTTTCACACAGTGCTCCAGATCTGAAAGGCTACGAACTGGTGATTAAAAGGCTGGCCGATGCTTCAACTAATGAATGGGAGGACGTAGACGGAAGTGAGGACTTTCGATGCCTCTCGg ATATCGTTGACGATTATCCACCTCCAATCGACATTCCTGATTTCGCCTTTCCTGTGGTGCAAGCTGACATCACAGAATGTTCTACGTACGCTGTGGTTTGTCGTCTGAGGTTATCTCCAGCATACACCATTACAGTCAATGGCGGTACATTCAGTCACCCTGATTATCCAGACGTGACAATCGCAGTTCCTAAAAAATCCGTTCCAAGCAAAACAAAGCTTCCTTTGCAACTTAAG GTACAAGAAGTTCTTCAGGATGAATTCGATGGTCTCGATTTGTGTTCGGGACCGATATTACGTATTTTGGGCCCTCCGAGTGCCGAATTCTTGAGGCCTGTTACAATTCAGTTGCCAATTTCTCATGCACGTGATCCTGAGTATATTGCTGACTCTTCAGTTTGTCGAGTCAGGATATTTTTTCTCAGGTCAGATGAAGAAAGCAAGAAATGGATTGAAATTACCAGCGACCTTGAAAATCCTCCATGTTTTGATGGCAATTTTGTGAAGTTCCAGGTTCGACATTTTTCAGG atACACATGTTTCGTTCATTGGGAAGAAGAGATCAGATCAAGTGCTTCTAGGATTATTTCCTACCTGTCGAGTCTCATATGGAATCAGCCGCGAGAGGCAAATTTTTGCGCGTACTTTCAACCAACAGAACGCCTTAATTCTCAAGATATCTTGTTCCTAATCTGCTGTCCCGTCCACCTCAGAGAGATCGTCAAACAAGAGCATGATAAGGAAGGAATAAAGTCTTGCCATGTCAGCTCCAGAAGGAAGATGATCCCGGGACAGGATAAGGCATTTGTGTTTGTGTCAGGTGGAATGTGCCCAGTCAGTTCAAATGGCAAGGATGATTTTTATTTGAG GTTTGACGGCGACGCCCGGTTTGATGCCCAGCTGGAAGTTTGTGTGATCAGCGACCAGGAGTATTGTAAAGTGGAGTTTTGCAGCACTGGAGAAACAACGGGAAAGAACTTGTTGTGTAACCTTTTATTAAAGCCGCCTACTCTTACTGTGGATCACCAG GAACGCAAGAAGAGATGCTTTGACAAGATCATCAGTTTGCCAGAAGAAGGTGGTGAGGATCTCCTCGAAG GAACAGCAACTCCCTCCCGAGAGAGATTAGAGTGGCTGTCAATTAACCTCACGTCATGGGAACCTCTTGCCCGTCGTCTGGGTTTCAGTGAGGGGGAAATAAAAGGATTTCACAATGATAACGAAGAGTTGGCTAAGAAGGCACTTAGCATGCTGTTAAGATGGAAACAGAAGAAAGGCTCTGATGCAAGTTACTCCGTGCTATGTGCAGCATTAAGTCATGAGTTTGTGGGGCGGAAAGACCTGGCTGAAGAAGTGATAAAAAGCAACCTCTGGGAACATCAATAA
- the LOC138032962 gene encoding uncharacterized protein isoform X2, translating into MSQGLSIEAEEIFAQSKEALDITLLGSEWNSSAGELSTLNRELAIHLSQQPNVRVSLLVPEGACRDEDKKAAQSFGINLLEAGRQPGFIEPLDWLCFPPQDHKIDVVFGHGVKLGRQVTFIKRSPQFQNCKMVHMVHTAPEDLSKYKGYDNPISRGEQKHWDEFGLCQNADLVVPVGPRLKKAYSSYLQGYKKDEDIFEIVPGPFNREFGALVHKAKVERDDDFIVLLCGRGDDEDFELKGYDIAVKAFADQRLKGKPYYLLFVGAPDGKEDEVRRRLLNCGITDEQLTVRKFIQSRMEIKDLFYEVDLVIMPSKSEGFGLVGLEALSAGLPILVGSNSGFAEALEAIYFGETCIIYLNYPARWAKEIASVRAKHQKRLVEMTYIRESYEQKFSWKKQCGSLVDKLWNMVHGLKHHGLKRHGLKRHGLKPIKTRIYEGIVTSVGIHLDLKLGAVHLTFPPDAVSEPTTIMVHRWKCNALSPPLGEHEAVVSNVIEIYTNTDAEAFEFNNEVKLALSHSAPDLKGYELVIKRLADASTNEWEDVDGSEDFRCLSDIVDDYPPPIDIPDFAFPVVQADITECSTYAVVCRLRLSPAYTITVNGGTFSHPDYPDVTIAVPKKSVPSKTKLPLQLKVQEVLQDEFDGLDLCSGPILRILGPPSAEFLRPVTIQLPISHARDPEYIADSSVCRVRIFFLRSDEESKKWIEITSDLENPPCFDGNFVKFQVRHFSGYTCFVHWEEEIRSSASRIISYLSSLIWNQPREANFCAYFQPTERLNSQDILFLICCPVHLREIVKQEHDKEGIKSCHVSSRRKMIPGQDKAFVFVSGGMCPVSSNGKDDFYLRFDGDARFDAQLEVCVISDQEYCKVEFCSTGETTGKNLLCNLLLKPPTLTVDHQERKKRCFDKIISLPEEGGEDLLEGTATPSRERLEWLSINLTSWEPLARRLGFSEGEIKGFHNDNEELAKKALSMLLRWKQKKGSDASYSVLCAALSHEFVGRKDLAEEVIKSNLWEHQ; encoded by the exons ATGTCACAAGGACTTTCTATTGAAGCAGAGGAGATTTTTGCCCAAAGCAAGGAAGCACTGGACATTACTCTTTTAGGGAGTGAATGGAATTCATCGGCTGGGGAGTTGTCAACATTAAACAGAGAGCTTGCAATTCATCTGTCACAACAGCCAAATGTGAGAGTTTCTTTGTTGGTCCCAGAGGGTGCTTGCAGAGATGAAGATAAAAAGGCAGCCCAAAGTTTTGGGATCAATCTTCTTGAAGCAGGGCGACAACCAGGCTTCATTGAACCTCTTGACTGGTTGTGCTTCCCACCCCAAGATCACAAAATAGATGTTGTTTTTGGCCATGGTGTAAAACTTGGCCGGCAAGTTACTTTTATAAAACGTTCTCCACAATTCCAAAATTGTAAAATGGTTCACATGGTGCATACTGCTCCAGAAGACCTCAGCAAATATAAGGGTTATGATAATCCTATTTCAAGGGGTGAGCAGAAGCACTGGGATGAGTTTGGTCTTTGCCAAAATGCTGACCTTGTTGTTCCAGTGGGACCAAGACTTAAAAAGGCTTACTCGTCCTATTTGCAGGGGTATAAGAAGGATGaggatatttttgaaatagttccgGGTCCATTTAATAGGGAATTTGGGGCTTTGGTGCACAAGGCCAAAGTTGAGAGGGATGATGATTTTATTGTGTTGTTGTGTGGGAGAGGAGATGATGAGGACTTTGAGCTGAAGGGAtatgacattgctgttaaggCATTTGCTGATCAACGCCTGAAAGGAAAACCTTATTATCTTTTGTttgtgggtgcccctgatgggaAGGAGGATGAGGTGAGGAGAAGACTTCTCAACTGTGGAATTACTGATGAGCAGCTGACAGTTAGAAAATTTATACAGAGCCGCATGGAAATAAAGGATCTCTTTTATGAAGTCGATCTTGTCATCATGCCTTCAAAATCAGAGGGATTTGGTCTTGTAGGCCTTGAAGCTCTATCAGCAGGTTTACCAATTCTTGTGGGAAGTAATTCAGGATTTGCAGAAGCGTTGGAAGCGATTTACTTTGGAGAGACATGTATAATTTACTTAAATTATCCTGCCAGATGGGCAAAAGAAATTGCTAGTGTCAGAGCTAAACATCAAAAGCGACTTGTTGAGATGACCTATATAAGAGAATCTTATGAACAAAAGTTCAGTTGGAAGAAACAATGTGGAAGTCTCGTGGACAAACTGTGGAACATGGTTCATG GATTGAAGCACCACGGATTGAAGCGCCACGGATTGAAGCGCCACGGATTGAAGCCAATTAAGACAAGAATATACGA AGGAATAGTGACAAGCGTAGGCATCCATTTGGACCTTAAACTTGGAGCCGTTCACCTTACATTCCCCCCAGATGCTGTGTCTGAGCCCACCACAATAATGGTCCACAGATGGAAATGTAATGCCCTTTCACCACCCCTCGGGGAGCACGAAGCCGTCGTGAGTAATGTGATCGAAATATATACCAATACGGATGCCGAGGCTTTTGAATTCAACAACGAAGTGAAACTGGCTCTTTCACACAGTGCTCCAGATCTGAAAGGCTACGAACTGGTGATTAAAAGGCTGGCCGATGCTTCAACTAATGAATGGGAGGACGTAGACGGAAGTGAGGACTTTCGATGCCTCTCGg ATATCGTTGACGATTATCCACCTCCAATCGACATTCCTGATTTCGCCTTTCCTGTGGTGCAAGCTGACATCACAGAATGTTCTACGTACGCTGTGGTTTGTCGTCTGAGGTTATCTCCAGCATACACCATTACAGTCAATGGCGGTACATTCAGTCACCCTGATTATCCAGACGTGACAATCGCAGTTCCTAAAAAATCCGTTCCAAGCAAAACAAAGCTTCCTTTGCAACTTAAG GTACAAGAAGTTCTTCAGGATGAATTCGATGGTCTCGATTTGTGTTCGGGACCGATATTACGTATTTTGGGCCCTCCGAGTGCCGAATTCTTGAGGCCTGTTACAATTCAGTTGCCAATTTCTCATGCACGTGATCCTGAGTATATTGCTGACTCTTCAGTTTGTCGAGTCAGGATATTTTTTCTCAGGTCAGATGAAGAAAGCAAGAAATGGATTGAAATTACCAGCGACCTTGAAAATCCTCCATGTTTTGATGGCAATTTTGTGAAGTTCCAGGTTCGACATTTTTCAGG atACACATGTTTCGTTCATTGGGAAGAAGAGATCAGATCAAGTGCTTCTAGGATTATTTCCTACCTGTCGAGTCTCATATGGAATCAGCCGCGAGAGGCAAATTTTTGCGCGTACTTTCAACCAACAGAACGCCTTAATTCTCAAGATATCTTGTTCCTAATCTGCTGTCCCGTCCACCTCAGAGAGATCGTCAAACAAGAGCATGATAAGGAAGGAATAAAGTCTTGCCATGTCAGCTCCAGAAGGAAGATGATCCCGGGACAGGATAAGGCATTTGTGTTTGTGTCAGGTGGAATGTGCCCAGTCAGTTCAAATGGCAAGGATGATTTTTATTTGAG GTTTGACGGCGACGCCCGGTTTGATGCCCAGCTGGAAGTTTGTGTGATCAGCGACCAGGAGTATTGTAAAGTGGAGTTTTGCAGCACTGGAGAAACAACGGGAAAGAACTTGTTGTGTAACCTTTTATTAAAGCCGCCTACTCTTACTGTGGATCACCAG GAACGCAAGAAGAGATGCTTTGACAAGATCATCAGTTTGCCAGAAGAAGGTGGTGAGGATCTCCTCGAAG GAACAGCAACTCCCTCCCGAGAGAGATTAGAGTGGCTGTCAATTAACCTCACGTCATGGGAACCTCTTGCCCGTCGTCTGGGTTTCAGTGAGGGGGAAATAAAAGGATTTCACAATGATAACGAAGAGTTGGCTAAGAAGGCACTTAGCATGCTGTTAAGATGGAAACAGAAGAAAGGCTCTGATGCAAGTTACTCCGTGCTATGTGCAGCATTAAGTCATGAGTTTGTGGGGCGGAAAGACCTGGCTGAAGAAGTGATAAAAAGCAACCTCTGGGAACATCAATAA